A window of the Parvularcula bermudensis HTCC2503 genome harbors these coding sequences:
- a CDS encoding LPS-assembly protein LptD yields MTLLSTSIAALSLTVATVGTAQQSSEIATEETVLFRADTLYRETANSPIVAEGGVEAYAGDQRLLADTLIYDPINDIVTAKGEVVVTTADGRSFYADQVDLTGDLKQGVATNFGALLGEQGRLVGAAVTRGANGVNTIERGTYTACEVCDEDGSATPPTWQVKAVRVIQDTNGQKIRFRHATFEAFGVPLFYTPYFEFPDPSVERVSGFLPPSLGTSSRTGFEIDIPYYFAISDHQDATFSPRYMTNLGTMMKGEYRVLSPKGGAVIQAGMISPEGVIRDPQTGLVLIESDLSGSEIDQLRALGDTTVGPRWHVFAEAATDLEDEWVASVDIDLVSDKNYLGTYDVAPDGALKEAVDILQPDRLENELAFTRDTADSFTDIRALMFQSLRPTEDNDFMADALPRITHERRYPFPGIGGTLTLGGQALVLHRPAGLDTARAIARASYEKTHLTAGGHRLRLFSEVRGDAYRYQDADQGLQECRDGAFVGGQFTTYEECREFLPNEGLVDAFSSTRYLPTAGVEWSYPLARFAQDVSIIIEPRAQLVIAPREDYTDDIFNEDSAFFQFDTVTLFDWIKSTGDDLWEEGQRINLGLSASAIYANGLSVGGSVGQQWRAQDSSQFLEDTGLGDTSSDIVGEVDVSFRDNFAAATQFRVDDEDGTLRRIETDIRGQRDRFAGTLNYLRVDNNDLLSQEERDEFLTAGVYYALSERLDLGGTWLENLNLSETIQQRLILRWADECLTWSLAYQYENREEDGLDEDHSLTFSVDLIGF; encoded by the coding sequence ATGACTTTGCTTAGTACGAGTATCGCCGCCCTCTCCCTGACTGTTGCGACGGTCGGCACAGCGCAACAGTCTTCGGAGATTGCCACCGAGGAAACGGTTCTTTTCCGCGCCGACACGCTTTACCGCGAGACGGCGAACTCTCCCATCGTCGCTGAGGGCGGCGTCGAAGCCTATGCAGGCGACCAACGGCTGCTGGCCGACACCCTCATCTATGACCCGATCAACGATATCGTCACCGCCAAAGGTGAGGTCGTGGTCACGACCGCCGACGGCCGAAGCTTTTATGCCGATCAAGTGGACCTCACCGGCGATCTGAAACAGGGGGTGGCGACCAATTTCGGCGCCCTTTTGGGGGAGCAGGGCCGGTTGGTCGGCGCCGCCGTGACCCGTGGCGCGAATGGGGTGAACACCATTGAACGGGGCACCTACACCGCGTGCGAGGTCTGCGATGAGGACGGCAGCGCCACCCCGCCGACCTGGCAAGTGAAGGCGGTGAGGGTCATTCAGGATACCAACGGTCAGAAAATCAGGTTCCGCCACGCCACCTTCGAGGCTTTCGGCGTTCCGCTCTTTTATACACCCTATTTCGAATTCCCCGATCCCAGCGTCGAGCGGGTCAGTGGCTTCCTACCGCCCTCCCTCGGCACCTCCTCTCGCACCGGATTCGAGATCGATATCCCCTATTACTTTGCGATCTCAGACCACCAGGACGCCACTTTTTCCCCCCGATACATGACCAATCTCGGCACCATGATGAAGGGCGAGTACCGGGTCTTGAGCCCGAAGGGGGGCGCCGTCATCCAGGCGGGGATGATCTCCCCCGAGGGGGTGATCAGAGATCCACAGACAGGTCTTGTGCTGATCGAGAGCGACCTCAGCGGCAGCGAGATCGATCAATTGCGGGCCCTGGGTGACACGACAGTCGGCCCCAGATGGCATGTGTTCGCCGAAGCGGCGACGGATCTTGAAGACGAATGGGTGGCAAGCGTCGATATCGACCTTGTCTCCGACAAGAATTACCTCGGCACCTACGACGTCGCCCCGGATGGCGCCCTCAAGGAAGCGGTCGATATTCTCCAGCCCGACCGGCTCGAGAACGAATTGGCGTTCACGCGGGATACCGCGGACTCGTTCACCGATATCAGAGCGTTGATGTTTCAGTCATTGCGACCGACCGAGGACAATGACTTCATGGCCGATGCCCTGCCGCGCATTACCCATGAGCGGCGCTATCCCTTTCCTGGTATTGGCGGCACCCTCACCCTTGGTGGTCAGGCGCTCGTCTTACATCGTCCCGCCGGGCTCGACACAGCGCGCGCCATCGCCCGGGCAAGCTACGAGAAGACCCATTTGACCGCCGGCGGTCATCGCTTGCGCCTGTTCTCCGAGGTCCGTGGCGACGCCTATCGCTATCAGGACGCCGATCAGGGGCTTCAGGAATGCCGCGATGGCGCCTTTGTCGGCGGCCAGTTCACCACCTATGAGGAATGTCGGGAATTCCTCCCCAATGAAGGCCTCGTGGATGCCTTCAGTTCGACCCGGTATTTACCGACCGCTGGGGTCGAGTGGTCCTATCCGCTTGCCCGGTTTGCGCAAGACGTCAGCATCATCATTGAACCGCGGGCGCAGCTCGTGATCGCCCCGCGCGAGGACTACACAGACGACATCTTCAACGAAGACAGCGCGTTTTTCCAATTCGATACCGTGACCCTTTTCGACTGGATCAAGTCGACCGGCGACGATCTTTGGGAAGAGGGCCAGCGGATCAATCTCGGGCTGTCCGCCTCCGCGATTTATGCGAACGGGCTGTCCGTGGGGGGATCCGTCGGACAGCAATGGCGGGCGCAGGACTCCAGTCAATTTCTCGAGGACACCGGCCTAGGTGACACATCTTCGGACATAGTGGGGGAGGTGGATGTGTCGTTCAGAGACAATTTCGCCGCCGCGACCCAATTCCGCGTCGATGACGAGGACGGCACCCTTCGCCGGATCGAAACGGATATTAGGGGCCAACGCGATCGGTTTGCGGGCACACTCAATTACTTAAGAGTCGACAATAACGACTTGCTTTCCCAGGAAGAACGGGACGAGTTCCTCACGGCCGGGGTCTATTACGCCCTCTCCGAACGGTTGGATTTGGGGGGAACTTGGCTGGAAAATCTCAATCTCAGCGAAACGATTCAACAGCGTCTTATCCTGCGCTGGGCGGATGAATGTCTGACCTGGTCCCTCGCCTATCAGTACGAAAATCGTGAGGAAGACGGCCTTGATGAAGACCATAGCCTTACATTTAGCGTGGATTTGATTGGATTTTAA
- a CDS encoding LptF/LptG family permease — translation MTVTFGYLAKRTLGGVLGLLLVIWLIVVSVDLIEAMRDIARIPGAGPIAALRLTLLRTPQLILSLSPFIFLFGTLWAYGQMARMSEIAVLRAAGLSVWRLIFPPVILAVAAGLLIATTLDPLAARLAETAQTVKNEARSGEEAAAKRPHLWLRQNEIGSDGIALLHAERYRENDPVLEEVTVWRRTQDGAFIERLDAPRALIDAQVLRLMQARRSTSIATTAPQIEAEIEVPVAIDLRLLDQDRQTADTLSVWALPETIRLMGDAGMTTTKFRLRYHALWSLPLKLAAMVILACAFALGMNARGGGTALLMGMGILAGFLLFILSELSAAIAEAAIVPVGLAAWAPALLAVLFAVTLLLYREDG, via the coding sequence ATGACCGTCACCTTCGGCTATCTGGCAAAGCGCACATTAGGGGGGGTGTTAGGCCTCCTCCTCGTCATCTGGCTGATTGTGGTGTCGGTCGACCTCATCGAAGCGATGCGGGATATTGCGCGGATTCCCGGTGCCGGGCCGATTGCCGCCCTCAGGCTGACCTTGCTCCGTACCCCGCAACTGATCCTCAGCCTCAGCCCGTTCATTTTTCTTTTCGGAACCCTTTGGGCATATGGCCAGATGGCCCGAATGTCAGAGATCGCCGTTCTACGGGCCGCGGGACTGTCGGTGTGGCGATTGATTTTCCCTCCCGTGATCCTTGCTGTCGCGGCGGGTCTCTTGATCGCCACAACCCTCGACCCCCTTGCCGCCCGCCTTGCCGAGACCGCGCAGACCGTGAAGAACGAGGCGCGCAGCGGAGAAGAGGCTGCCGCCAAGCGACCTCATCTCTGGCTCCGCCAAAATGAGATCGGAAGCGACGGCATCGCTCTTCTTCACGCTGAACGGTACCGTGAGAATGATCCGGTACTGGAGGAAGTGACCGTTTGGCGCCGAACCCAGGACGGGGCCTTTATCGAGCGTCTCGATGCCCCGCGGGCGCTGATCGACGCTCAAGTCCTTCGCCTTATGCAAGCCCGCCGCTCGACCAGCATTGCGACGACCGCTCCACAGATCGAAGCTGAGATCGAGGTGCCCGTGGCGATCGACCTGCGCCTACTCGATCAGGACCGTCAAACCGCCGACACGTTGTCGGTCTGGGCATTGCCCGAAACGATCCGCCTGATGGGGGATGCGGGCATGACGACGACCAAATTTCGCCTCCGCTATCACGCTCTATGGTCTTTACCGCTGAAGCTTGCAGCCATGGTGATCCTCGCCTGCGCCTTTGCCTTGGGCATGAATGCCCGGGGGGGCGGCACGGCCCTGCTTATGGGAATGGGCATATTGGCAGGCTTTCTTCTCTTCATTTTGTCGGAACTTTCAGCCGCCATTGCCGAGGCCGCGATCGTTCCTGTGGGCCTCGCCGCATGGGCCCCGGCCCTGCTCGCTGTTCTCTTTGCGGTAACTCTTCTCCTCTACCGCGAAGATGGATAA
- a CDS encoding YceI family protein has protein sequence MLTKRFSTVLSAALMGVAGFALAAGNANAGAAAAVSSEFASRMHATVATAPMTMAEDTGSIGFVASQLVGGNVKGQFTDFDAVVSEDSTGRLFLSAKLNVPTVEVNKFRGIVMGDGFFAADEYPEIYYEGYVDLEGVSPNGEGTAIVNGNLTIRDISNPAQITLSIDCAGRTSCPEQGLTVVGDMKIDRQAFGMNGMPGLVRDELVIPISGSLLPQVAQ, from the coding sequence ATGTTGACGAAAAGATTTTCGACCGTCCTGTCGGCGGCTCTCATGGGTGTTGCTGGCTTTGCGCTGGCGGCAGGGAATGCGAATGCGGGTGCCGCCGCCGCCGTAAGTTCAGAATTTGCGAGCCGGATGCATGCCACCGTGGCAACGGCGCCGATGACGATGGCCGAGGACACTGGCTCGATTGGCTTTGTGGCCTCCCAGCTCGTCGGCGGCAACGTCAAAGGGCAATTTACCGATTTCGACGCCGTGGTCAGCGAAGACAGCACTGGCCGCCTGTTTCTCTCGGCGAAGCTCAATGTGCCGACCGTTGAGGTGAATAAATTCCGTGGGATCGTCATGGGCGACGGTTTCTTCGCGGCGGATGAGTATCCTGAGATTTATTATGAGGGGTACGTCGATCTCGAAGGGGTATCGCCCAATGGCGAGGGGACGGCGATCGTGAATGGCAACCTCACCATCCGTGATATTTCCAATCCTGCGCAGATCACGCTCAGCATCGATTGCGCCGGTCGGACGAGTTGCCCCGAGCAAGGGCTGACCGTCGTCGGTGACATGAAAATCGACCGTCAGGCATTCGGGATGAACGGCATGCCCGGTCTGGTCCGTGACGAACTCGTGATCCCGATTTCCGGCAGTCTGCTTCCGCAGGTGGCTCAATAA
- a CDS encoding LptF/LptG family permease, which yields MTLLDRYIFKQVAVPFLLILACTTAVIWFTQMLQRVDLMVEDGGSLLSFLRVTVLLIPSLVGVILPFAVFAAVLYALNLFVTDSELPAMRAAGASRLRLARPVLVLSILAALVSLYINADLQPKTYRQLRQTVEDVRSDIAQSLIREGVFVQPTAQITVFAQEVRPGGQFIGLFINDSSDPRETKTYTAERGLFQMAETGPKLLLIEGTVQYRDRETGRVDVFRYIETAVDLAAFDRGSGGRSLDETERTVSQLLNPDLSDPSIARLADRYRAAGHARLATPLYCPALAVVALCFLLSPPISRRGYGQQVLMAIGCALLLRTGGFLLQGLAADLGALNGLQYIVPLAVILLGSVYLSGLVRLEGTRLVIAAGLQRGRTGTA from the coding sequence TTGACCCTCCTTGACCGATATATCTTCAAACAGGTCGCCGTCCCGTTCCTGTTGATCCTCGCCTGCACGACCGCCGTGATCTGGTTCACCCAGATGCTTCAACGGGTCGATTTGATGGTGGAGGATGGGGGAAGCCTGTTGTCTTTCCTCCGCGTGACCGTCCTCCTCATCCCCAGCCTTGTGGGGGTGATTCTTCCCTTCGCGGTATTTGCCGCCGTTCTTTACGCCCTCAACCTGTTTGTGACGGACAGTGAGCTGCCCGCCATGCGGGCGGCCGGCGCCTCGCGATTACGTCTGGCAAGGCCCGTGCTTGTCCTGTCGATCTTGGCCGCATTGGTCAGTCTCTATATCAACGCCGATCTCCAGCCAAAGACCTATCGCCAACTCCGCCAGACCGTTGAGGATGTCCGATCGGACATCGCTCAAAGCCTCATTCGCGAAGGGGTGTTCGTTCAGCCCACCGCGCAAATTACCGTGTTCGCCCAAGAGGTTCGGCCCGGCGGCCAGTTCATCGGCCTGTTCATCAATGACAGCTCCGACCCCCGCGAGACCAAGACATATACGGCGGAGCGGGGGCTTTTTCAGATGGCGGAAACCGGCCCGAAGCTCCTGTTGATCGAGGGGACGGTCCAATATCGCGATCGCGAGACCGGGCGGGTCGATGTCTTCCGCTATATCGAAACCGCCGTGGACCTTGCCGCCTTTGACCGTGGGTCGGGGGGCCGGAGCCTCGATGAGACCGAGCGGACGGTCTCGCAGCTTCTCAATCCCGATCTTTCGGACCCCTCGATTGCCCGCCTGGCCGACCGTTACCGCGCCGCCGGCCACGCCCGGCTGGCAACGCCTCTTTATTGCCCGGCCCTTGCCGTGGTCGCCTTATGTTTTCTCCTCTCCCCCCCCATATCGCGCCGCGGATATGGTCAGCAGGTCTTGATGGCGATCGGCTGTGCCCTCCTTTTGCGGACTGGCGGGTTTCTTCTCCAGGGGCTCGCCGCGGATCTTGGGGCGTTGAACGGGCTTCAATATATCGTTCCCCTCGCGGTGATCCTTCTCGGATCGGTCTATCTGAGCGGTCTTGTCCGGCTTGAGGGGACGAGGCTGGTGATTGCCGCGGGTCTTCAGCGCGGGAGGACCGGAACCGCATGA
- a CDS encoding glucokinase, translating into MGGTNARFAFRDPMGRTVFAVRLKAREYPTFEEAVGTAIEHAGVRPEWAAIAVAGPVENDRAQFTNVDWSVSADSLRSHFAFSEVHLLNDFEALGHYAATPDPSGLFVLRRGHPSSGAPRLVMGPGSGLGQSIAIPRAGPFAPSVIAAEGGHTFLPIATDDEDRLRGRLHAALGHAPTTENVLSGSGLMRLTSAMLGENAAAYPSAAALTGAALNGDEAARRVTTQFFNFLGSAVRNALYATGARGGVFLAGGIVPRLIPLIAESQFLSRVTENDPCGAYLANIPITVIVAEGAALDGAWRALAAHRSLSGANGAALGFA; encoded by the coding sequence ATTGGCGGGACGAACGCCCGGTTCGCTTTTCGTGACCCGATGGGGCGAACGGTCTTTGCCGTTCGCCTCAAGGCGCGCGAATATCCCACTTTTGAAGAAGCGGTGGGAACCGCGATCGAGCATGCCGGTGTGCGGCCCGAATGGGCTGCCATTGCGGTGGCCGGTCCGGTTGAGAATGATCGAGCCCAGTTTACCAATGTGGATTGGTCTGTGAGCGCCGACTCCCTGCGGTCACACTTTGCCTTTTCAGAAGTCCATCTGCTGAACGATTTCGAAGCTCTCGGCCATTATGCGGCGACCCCCGATCCGTCTGGGCTTTTCGTGCTGCGCCGTGGACATCCGAGCTCTGGCGCGCCGAGGCTCGTCATGGGGCCCGGATCGGGCCTTGGTCAGTCCATCGCGATCCCGCGGGCGGGCCCCTTCGCCCCCTCGGTGATTGCCGCGGAGGGGGGGCATACCTTCCTACCCATTGCGACCGATGACGAGGACCGCCTGCGTGGTCGGCTTCACGCGGCGTTAGGTCACGCACCGACGACGGAGAATGTACTTTCGGGCAGTGGGCTTATGCGGCTCACGAGCGCGATGCTCGGGGAGAATGCAGCGGCCTATCCCAGTGCGGCGGCGTTGACCGGCGCGGCTCTTAACGGGGACGAGGCAGCTCGTCGGGTGACGACGCAATTCTTCAATTTTCTCGGCTCGGCCGTCCGTAATGCCCTTTATGCCACGGGGGCACGGGGGGGCGTTTTCCTGGCGGGCGGGATCGTCCCGCGATTGATCCCCCTTATTGCCGAAAGCCAGTTCCTCTCCCGTGTGACCGAAAACGATCCGTGCGGCGCTTATCTCGCAAACATCCCTATCACTGTGATCGTCGCCGAGGGGGCCGCGCTCGATGGTGCCTGGCGCGCCCTCGCGGCACATCGCTCTCTTTCAGGGGCGAACGGGGCCGCCCTCGGCTTCGCCTGA
- a CDS encoding ATP-dependent helicase, with amino-acid sequence MASLTERALSGLTPTASDAPAYLEGLNPPQKEAVLTTEGPVLMLAGAGTGKTRALTTRLAHLLISGRANPWDLLAVTFTNKAAREMRERVGVLVGDQVEGMRWMGTFHSVAALILRRHAELVGLTPAFTIIDTDDQIRLCKQVISAAGVDEKRWPGRGLAGVLDAWKNRGLRPEEVPKDDAFQFADGRAIDLYTAYQERLRTFNAADFGDLLVHNLTIFRQETDILNAFRRRFRYIMVDEYQDTNIAQYLWLRLLGTDDEGRSGGNICVVGDDDQSIYGWRGAEVENILRFEKDFQGAKVIRLEQNYRSTGAILSAATHIISHNKDRLGKTLWTDADHGAAVTLRGVWDAPEEARVICDEIEAAQVKGRSLSDIAILVRASFQMRAFEERLNTAGLPYKVVGGPRFYEREETRDALAYLRLVRNPDDDLSFSRIINKPRRGFGDKTLTQLSQVARQMGASLSAAGAALLETNELKGKSRSALKEFLDNIARWRSAAADLAPGRLVETVLEESGYIAFWKASKTAQAQGKLENLKELVQAAEEFETLEGYLDHVSLVAERSGDTGEGQVWLMTLHAAKGLEFPVVFLPGWEEDIFPSGRAINDNGQVGLEEERRLAYVGVTRARERCHISFAANRQVYGRWQSSLPSRFIDELPEKEIEVLSEPGLYGVKAAELPAYSRFADIAADPERSYRTPGWQRAQRARGASTAPALEGAARLVASSTPGSSPFALGDRVFHQKFGYGEVTALEGNKVDVAFEKAGQKKVIATFLQSADAAG; translated from the coding sequence ATGGCTTCCCTCACAGAACGGGCCCTGTCGGGTCTTACCCCCACCGCCTCGGATGCTCCCGCCTATCTGGAGGGGCTCAATCCCCCCCAGAAAGAGGCTGTGCTCACCACCGAGGGGCCGGTCTTGATGCTGGCCGGAGCGGGAACGGGGAAGACCCGCGCCCTCACCACTCGGCTTGCCCATCTGTTGATCTCTGGCCGAGCCAATCCGTGGGACCTCCTCGCCGTGACCTTCACCAATAAGGCCGCCCGAGAAATGCGCGAGCGCGTTGGGGTCCTGGTCGGTGATCAGGTCGAAGGGATGCGATGGATGGGCACCTTTCACTCGGTTGCCGCGCTCATTCTGCGCCGCCATGCCGAACTTGTCGGGCTGACCCCCGCCTTCACGATCATCGACACAGACGATCAGATCCGGCTGTGCAAGCAAGTGATCTCCGCGGCCGGCGTGGATGAAAAGCGATGGCCGGGGCGTGGCCTTGCCGGCGTTCTCGACGCTTGGAAGAACCGTGGGCTACGTCCAGAAGAGGTGCCCAAGGACGATGCCTTCCAATTTGCCGACGGTCGTGCCATCGATCTATATACTGCTTATCAAGAACGGCTTCGAACCTTCAATGCCGCGGATTTCGGCGATCTCTTAGTCCATAACCTGACGATTTTTCGTCAAGAGACGGATATTCTCAACGCCTTTCGCCGCCGTTTCCGATACATCATGGTCGATGAATATCAGGACACCAATATTGCCCAGTATCTTTGGTTGCGCCTCTTGGGAACCGACGACGAAGGACGGAGTGGCGGGAATATCTGTGTGGTCGGTGACGATGACCAGTCGATCTATGGCTGGCGGGGAGCCGAAGTCGAAAATATCCTCCGGTTCGAGAAGGATTTTCAAGGGGCCAAAGTGATCCGCCTTGAGCAGAATTATCGGTCCACCGGCGCCATATTGTCCGCAGCGACCCATATAATTAGCCATAACAAGGATCGGCTTGGTAAGACATTATGGACCGATGCCGACCACGGGGCGGCCGTGACCCTGCGCGGCGTATGGGATGCCCCGGAAGAAGCGCGCGTGATTTGCGATGAGATCGAAGCGGCCCAGGTCAAGGGCCGCTCCCTCTCCGACATTGCCATACTCGTCCGGGCATCGTTCCAAATGCGCGCCTTTGAAGAAAGGTTGAACACCGCCGGTCTGCCCTACAAGGTTGTTGGCGGTCCGCGATTCTACGAACGCGAAGAGACACGCGACGCCCTCGCCTATCTGCGGCTGGTGCGGAATCCCGACGATGATCTCAGCTTTAGCCGTATCATCAACAAGCCACGGCGCGGCTTTGGCGACAAAACGCTGACCCAGCTGTCGCAAGTGGCACGTCAGATGGGCGCCAGCCTGTCCGCTGCGGGCGCGGCGCTCCTCGAAACGAATGAACTTAAAGGGAAAAGCCGCTCGGCTCTGAAGGAGTTCTTGGACAATATCGCCCGCTGGCGCAGCGCGGCGGCGGATCTGGCGCCAGGGCGCCTTGTCGAGACGGTGCTTGAGGAATCCGGCTATATCGCCTTTTGGAAAGCCTCCAAGACCGCCCAGGCCCAGGGGAAGCTGGAAAATCTCAAGGAATTGGTTCAGGCGGCGGAGGAGTTTGAAACCCTCGAAGGCTATCTCGACCATGTGAGCCTCGTGGCCGAACGCAGTGGCGACACCGGCGAGGGGCAGGTATGGTTGATGACTCTCCACGCCGCAAAGGGTCTTGAATTTCCGGTCGTCTTCCTGCCGGGATGGGAGGAGGATATCTTCCCTTCAGGCAGGGCGATCAACGATAATGGCCAGGTGGGCCTCGAGGAAGAACGACGCCTGGCCTATGTCGGCGTGACCCGGGCGCGGGAGAGATGCCATATCAGCTTTGCGGCGAATCGACAGGTCTATGGCCGTTGGCAGTCCAGTCTCCCCTCGCGCTTCATTGATGAACTACCGGAGAAGGAAATCGAGGTTCTGTCCGAGCCCGGTCTCTATGGGGTGAAAGCCGCCGAGCTGCCTGCCTATTCCCGCTTTGCAGATATCGCCGCCGACCCCGAGCGCAGCTATCGCACCCCTGGCTGGCAGCGGGCCCAACGGGCAAGAGGGGCCAGCACCGCCCCAGCCCTTGAGGGCGCAGCGCGCCTTGTGGCGTCGAGCACACCGGGAAGCAGCCCGTTTGCCCTGGGCGATCGGGTTTTCCATCAAAAGTTCGGCTATGGCGAAGTCACGGCCCTTGAAGGCAACAAGGTGGATGTCGCCTTCGAAAAAGCAGGGCAGAAAAAAGTGATCGCGACATTTCTTCAATCGGCGGACGCGGCGGGATAG
- a CDS encoding YceI family protein: MNMRHRLSAGLAALALGVGGASVAAAQNAEPFLDYEALKASLADKPLVMNADHGAVGFVATSLIGSKVRGSFQDFTMTMSGGEGGQILVSAEFRVPTMEINRRRNLVMSEDFLYADRYDTITYRGALDPDSLIDDTPMTGVVLGELTLRGTSQPTQLIVDLTCDDIVDCPASSLVINGVMEINRQDFGITSMPGIVRNEIEIPIGGHFRPQVTD; encoded by the coding sequence ATGAATATGCGACATCGACTTTCTGCTGGTCTTGCGGCTCTCGCCCTCGGAGTGGGCGGAGCGTCCGTCGCCGCTGCGCAGAATGCTGAGCCTTTTTTGGACTATGAGGCGCTGAAAGCGTCGCTTGCCGACAAGCCACTTGTGATGAACGCGGATCATGGGGCGGTAGGCTTTGTCGCCACGTCGTTGATCGGTTCGAAAGTTCGCGGCAGCTTTCAGGATTTCACGATGACCATGTCTGGGGGTGAGGGGGGACAGATCCTCGTCAGCGCGGAGTTCCGTGTCCCGACGATGGAGATCAATCGCCGTCGTAATCTCGTGATGAGCGAAGATTTTCTGTATGCTGATCGGTATGATACCATCACCTATCGTGGGGCGCTCGACCCCGATAGCCTGATAGATGATACGCCGATGACCGGGGTCGTTCTTGGTGAATTGACGCTCCGCGGCACGTCTCAGCCAACGCAGCTCATCGTTGATCTGACCTGCGACGATATCGTTGATTGTCCTGCTTCCAGCCTCGTCATCAATGGGGTCATGGAAATCAATCGACAGGATTTCGGTATCACGTCCATGCCTGGTATCGTGCGCAACGAAATCGAAATCCCGATCGGCGGTCATTTCCGTCCGCAAGTCACGGATTGA
- a CDS encoding leucyl aminopeptidase — MEIRFTDEMPKTGLVVVPLFQGAVEGPALEAVDAASNGAVMRAVKAAKFRGKSGETMTLPGPVGLDDAVIVLIGLGKAEDVEASLATGVGGKAFAQAKNNMASVSLLIDGLSVAGETGATLAVSAALGATLRAYEFGKYKKKTAATDRVAVEQFSIVGKGIAHAAEAYEAEAAVAEGVALARDLVSEPPNVLHPEHYADRCRELESLGVNVTIFDEAQMADLGMNLLLGVGQGSVRGSRMAVMEWKGGAEGEAPIALVGKGVTFDTGGISLKPPAGMEEMKFDMGGSAAVVGAMKALAGRKAKANVVGLVGLVENMPDGNAQRPADIVTSMSGQTVEILNTDAEGRLVLADVLTYAQKTYHPKTIIDLATLTGAIIIALAHDFAGLFSKTDSLSEALLAAAHKTGEELWRMPVGKMHDEMIKSDVADMKNVGGREAGSSSAAAFLGKFIENGVEWAHLDIAGTAWTKKDLDICPKGATGYGVRLLDRFVRETGEA; from the coding sequence ATGGAAATCCGTTTCACCGATGAAATGCCGAAAACCGGGCTGGTGGTTGTGCCGCTGTTTCAGGGCGCTGTCGAAGGTCCCGCCCTCGAGGCCGTGGATGCGGCCAGCAACGGGGCTGTGATGCGGGCCGTGAAAGCCGCGAAATTTCGAGGGAAAAGCGGGGAGACGATGACCCTGCCCGGGCCCGTCGGCCTTGATGACGCGGTGATCGTGCTGATCGGTCTTGGCAAGGCCGAAGATGTCGAGGCCTCCCTGGCGACGGGGGTCGGCGGGAAAGCCTTCGCCCAGGCGAAAAATAATATGGCCAGCGTCAGTCTTCTCATCGACGGCTTGTCGGTCGCCGGTGAGACCGGCGCGACTCTCGCGGTGTCGGCCGCCCTTGGGGCGACGCTACGTGCCTATGAATTCGGCAAATATAAAAAGAAAACAGCGGCGACGGATCGTGTCGCGGTCGAGCAATTCTCTATCGTCGGGAAAGGCATTGCGCATGCGGCCGAGGCCTATGAAGCCGAAGCCGCAGTGGCGGAGGGGGTTGCGCTGGCCCGCGATCTGGTCAGTGAGCCGCCGAATGTTCTCCATCCTGAGCATTATGCCGATCGGTGCCGTGAACTCGAAAGTCTCGGTGTCAACGTCACCATTTTCGATGAGGCGCAGATGGCCGATCTAGGCATGAATTTGCTGCTTGGGGTCGGGCAGGGGTCGGTCCGCGGCTCCCGTATGGCGGTGATGGAGTGGAAGGGCGGTGCCGAAGGCGAGGCGCCCATTGCGTTGGTCGGGAAGGGCGTGACCTTCGATACTGGGGGGATCAGCCTCAAACCCCCGGCAGGTATGGAAGAGATGAAATTCGATATGGGCGGGTCGGCCGCGGTGGTCGGGGCCATGAAGGCGCTCGCCGGTCGTAAGGCGAAGGCGAATGTGGTCGGGCTCGTTGGTCTTGTCGAGAACATGCCCGATGGAAACGCGCAGCGACCGGCGGATATCGTCACGTCGATGTCCGGTCAAACGGTGGAAATTCTCAATACCGATGCGGAGGGGCGGCTCGTCCTGGCCGATGTCCTCACCTATGCGCAAAAGACCTATCACCCCAAGACGATTATCGATCTGGCGACCTTGACCGGGGCCATTATCATTGCCCTGGCCCATGATTTTGCAGGTCTTTTTTCAAAAACAGATAGCCTTTCCGAAGCATTGTTGGCGGCGGCCCATAAAACTGGGGAGGAATTGTGGCGAATGCCTGTCGGAAAAATGCATGACGAAATGATAAAATCCGACGTTGCCGATATGAAGAATGTTGGGGGAAGAGAGGCGGGGTCTTCGTCCGCTGCAGCTTTTCTTGGAAAATTCATTGAAAATGGTGTAGAATGGGCCCATCTAGATATTGCGGGTACTGCCTGGACAAAAAAAGATCTCGATATCTGTCCTAAGGGCGCCACAGGATACGGCGTTCGGCTTCTTGATCGCTTTGTGAGAGAAACTGGCGAGGCGTAA